In the Solanum pennellii chromosome 5, SPENNV200 genome, one interval contains:
- the LOC107019034 gene encoding AT-hook motif nuclear-localized protein 15-like isoform X2, which produces MANRWWAGNLSMNPKVEEKSNQLRSDKEQEFMNSTAATTATTNSSENPNEMSHEGEENIQSPEGLFSSGPSSSTHRAGRRPRGRPMGSKNKPKPPIVVTKETPNSLKSHVFEIKSESDIIETIAAFANRRGCGVSVLSGSGIVTNVTLRQPAAVTAAGAGGVITLHGRFEILSLSGAFLPAPNSPVGATGLTVYLAGSQGQVVGGNVVGELIASGPVIVIAASFTNATFERLPMVENDGEEEEMENNVNEGMQMDIPTTSGVGNVNSDNLQVDHPSPSTSIPMYNLATNVLPNDQMHHELFWTPPPSRPSPYS; this is translated from the exons atggcaaATCGATGGTGGGCTGGAAATTTATCAATGAATCCAAAAGTAGAAGAGAAATCAAATCAACTCCGCTCCGATAAAGAGCAGGAGTTCATGAATTCAACCGCCGCCACCACCGCCACCACCAACAGTAGTGAAAATCCAAATGAAATGAGTCACGAAGGGGAAGAAAATATACAAAGTCCCGAAGGTCTGTTTTCCTCTGGACCGTCCAGCTCTACGCATAGAGCTGGACGGCGACCCAGAGGGAGACCTATGGGCTCAAAAAATAAGCCCAAACCACCAATAGTAGTAACTAAAGAAACCCCAaattccctcaaaagtcacgtTTTCGAAATTAAATCCGAAAGCGATATAATCGAAACCATAGCCGCTTTTGCGAACCGCCGCGGATGCGGCGTGTCCGTTTTGAGCGGCAGCGGTATAGTAACGAATGTTACGTTACGCCAGCCGGCCGCGGTGACCGCGGCC GGAGCCGGAGGCGTAATTACGCTTCACGGTAGGTTTGAGATTTTGTCATTATCCGGCGCGTTTTTACCGGCGCCGAATAGTCCAGTTGGAGCAACTGGACTGACTGTGTACTTGGCCGGTAGCCAAGGACAAGTTGTTGGTGGAAATGTTGTTGGTGAATTAATAGCATCTGGTCCAGTTATTGTAATTGCTGCATCTTTTACAAATGCAACATTTGAAAGGTTACCAATGGTGGAGAATgatggtgaagaagaagaaatggagAATAATGTAAATGAAGGGATGCAAATGGATATACCTACAACTTCAGGGGTTGGTAATGTAAATTCTGATAATTTGCAAGTTGATCATCCATCTCCTTCTACTTCTATTCCTATGTACAATTTAGCCACTAATGTTTTGCCTAATGACCAAATGCACCATGAACTTTTTTGGACTCCTCCTCCTTCAAGGCCTTCTCCATATAGTTAG
- the LOC107018926 gene encoding uncharacterized protein LOC107018926: MCEGAIPKLGTTIHISALDGIINVNSLFTLAVFIGLAWNPHDQGNSLSQDPSCIAEPKVVEDLVAFHVYSFSCFLFSSLIALCLKQAIRLAKSAHFPTVFTVDLALINKTALRVGYLVSAAGSVLGSVFLMLGLINVVQIKLGILGCGSMHTYGAVIPLVIFVPLGLLIYVCTVFYAFTR; encoded by the coding sequence ATGTGCGAGGGTGCTATCCCAAAACTCGGTACCACCATCCACATCTCAGCGCTCGACGGAATCATCAACGTTAACTCCCTTTTCACGCTAGCCGTGTTCATCGGGCTAGCTTGGAACCCACATGATCAAGGTAATAGTCTCTCTCAGGACCCGAGTTGTATCGCGGAGCCCAAGGTTGTGGAGGACCTTGTAGCCTTTCATGTGTACTCATTTAGTTGTTTCCTCTTTTCTAGCCTCATTGCCTTGTGTCTTAAGCAAGCTATTCGACTGGCTAAGTCAGCACACTTCCCAACCGTCTTCACGGTTGACTTAGCCCTAATCAACAAAACCGCCCTCCGGGTCGGGTACTTGGTCTCGGCTGCGGGGTCGGTTCTCGGGTCGGTTTTTTTGATGCTAGGTTTGATCAATGTGGTTCAAATCAAACTTGGAATTTTGGGGTGTGGGAGTATGCATACTTATGGAGCTGTTATTCCCCTCGTGATTTTTGTGCCATTAGGGCTACTTATTTATGTTTGTACTGTTTTTTATGCTTTCACTCGTTAA
- the LOC107019034 gene encoding AT-hook motif nuclear-localized protein 15-like isoform X1 gives MANRWWAGNLSMNPKVEEKSNQLRSDKEQEFMNSTAATTATTNSSENPNEMSHEGEENIQSPEGLFSSGPSSSTHRAGRRPRGRPMGSKNKPKPPIVVTKETPNSLKSHVFEIKSESDIIETIAAFANRRGCGVSVLSGSGIVTNVTLRQPAAVTAAGAGGVITLHGRFEILSLSGAFLPAPNSPVGATGLTVYLAGSQGQVVGGNVVGELIASGPVIVIAASFTNATFERLPMVENDGEEEEMENNVNEGMQMDIPTTSGVGNVNSDNLQVDHPSPSTSIPMYNLATNVLPNDQMHHELFWTPPPSRPSPYS, from the exons atggcaaATCGATGGTGGGCTGGAAATTTATCAATGAATCCAAAAGTAGAAGAGAAATCAAATCAACTCCGCTCCGATAAAGAGCAGGAGTTCATGAATTCAACCGCCGCCACCACCGCCACCACCAACAGTAGTGAAAATCCAAATGAAATGAGTCACGAAGGGGAAGAAAATATACAAAGTCCCGAAGGTCTGTTTTCCTCTGGACCGTCCAGCTCTACGCATAGAGCTGGACGGCGACCCAGAGGGAGACCTATGGGCTCAAAAAATAAGCCCAAACCACCAATAGTAGTAACTAAAGAAACCCCAaattccctcaaaagtcacgtTTTCGAAATTAAATCCGAAAGCGATATAATCGAAACCATAGCCGCTTTTGCGAACCGCCGCGGATGCGGCGTGTCCGTTTTGAGCGGCAGCGGTATAGTAACGAATGTTACGTTACGCCAGCCGGCCGCGGTGACC GCGGCCGGAGCCGGAGGCGTAATTACGCTTCACGGTAGGTTTGAGATTTTGTCATTATCCGGCGCGTTTTTACCGGCGCCGAATAGTCCAGTTGGAGCAACTGGACTGACTGTGTACTTGGCCGGTAGCCAAGGACAAGTTGTTGGTGGAAATGTTGTTGGTGAATTAATAGCATCTGGTCCAGTTATTGTAATTGCTGCATCTTTTACAAATGCAACATTTGAAAGGTTACCAATGGTGGAGAATgatggtgaagaagaagaaatggagAATAATGTAAATGAAGGGATGCAAATGGATATACCTACAACTTCAGGGGTTGGTAATGTAAATTCTGATAATTTGCAAGTTGATCATCCATCTCCTTCTACTTCTATTCCTATGTACAATTTAGCCACTAATGTTTTGCCTAATGACCAAATGCACCATGAACTTTTTTGGACTCCTCCTCCTTCAAGGCCTTCTCCATATAGTTAG